One window from the genome of Cricetulus griseus strain 17A/GY chromosome 2, alternate assembly CriGri-PICRH-1.0, whole genome shotgun sequence encodes:
- the LOC100772585 gene encoding LOW QUALITY PROTEIN: amine sulfotransferase-like (The sequence of the model RefSeq protein was modified relative to this genomic sequence to represent the inferred CDS: deleted 1 base in 1 codon; substituted 1 base at 1 genomic stop codon), with product MDNTNDYLLNFKGYNFEKHIVNTKELEKMEDFEIRDDDIFIITYPKSGTFWTQQILTLICFEDYWNMTGNIRLSNITPFFEHNIQNIYFAKMPSPRILASHLPYYLVPNGLKKKKTKTLYVYRNPKDVLVSFFHFSNWVVFLEATETIEHYLEKFLDGNVAGSSWFDHIRGWYEHRHDFNIMFLSYEDMKKDLRSSVLKICSFLEKGLSENNVDAVVRQATFQNMKSDPXANYNNVIKNECGTRNNGSFLCKVLPES from the exons ATGGACAATACAAATGACTATTTGCTTAACTTTAAAGGATATAATTTTGAGAAACATATTGTGAACACCAAGGAGTTAGAAAAGATGGAAGATTTTGAAATTAGAGATGATGACATCTTCATAATCACATATCCAAAATCTG GTACCTTTTGGACTCAGCAGATCCTCACCTTGATTTGTTTTGAGGACTACTGGAACATGACTGGAAACATCCGCCTTTCCAACATAACACCATTCTTTGAGcacaatattcaaaatatatacttTGCCAAAATGCCATCACCTCGAATCCTTGCTTCCCACCTTCCATATTACTTAGTACCAAATggtctcaagaagaaaaagacTAAA aCTCTTTATGTTTACAGAAATCCCAAAGATGTTTTGgtctcattttttcatttttcaaattggGTGGTTTTCTTAGAAGCTACAGAAACCATCGAACATTATCTGGAAAAATTTCTAGATGGAAATG TTGCAGGAAGCAGTTGGTTTGATCACATTAGAGGCTGGTATGAACACAGACATGACTTCAACATAATGTTCCTGAGCTATGAAGATATGAAGAAG GACCTTAGAAGCTCAGTGCTTAAAATCTGTAGTTTTCTGGAGAAAGGACTGAGTGAAAACAATGTGGATGCTGTGGTGAGACAAGCTACATTTCAGAACATGAAATCTGACCCATGAGCAAATTACAATAATgttata aaaaatgaatgtggGACAAGAAACAATGGCTCTTTCCTGTGCAAAG TGCTCCCTGAGTCTTAG